AGCGAGGCACGCTTGGTGTACCAGTTGACGTCGTCGGAGCTGTCGCCGAGCACGGTCCAGATGCGATCCGCGGTGCCCCAGACGAGTTTCGAGCCGTCCGCGGCGTATTGCGGAAGCGCGAAAAGCGTGGCGCCGCGGCGCACGACTTCCTTGTCGTCGACGGCCTCCAGCCGGTAGCGGACGGCCAGCGCGACCTTGTCGCGGAACCGCATCTCGGTCATGTCGGTCTGCGCGAGGCGGCGCGCCATCTCGTCGTCGCCGCGCTTGTGAAAGGCGACGGCCAGGTCGACGGCGCCGCGCGGGCAGGCGGCGCGGGCCAGCGCCGGGTCGACACCCGAATCGGCGATCGCCGCGCGGAAGGATGCCTCGCTCCACCCGTCGAAGGGCACGTGCATCATCGCCGCGTCGAGCAGCGCCTCCCTCGTCTGGTCCAGGCCGTTCGTCGTCTCGGTCATCGGAGCCCTCCTGTTGCCGGGTCGGTTCTATGGACAAGCTAGCCAGCCGTTGGTATAAGGCCACTTCCTGCTGTCAATCGCAACTCTAACGGAAAGGTGGTGACAACCACATGCAGGTGACCGTTCGCGACAACAATGTCGACCAGGCGCTTCGGGCGCTGAAGAAGAAGCTTCAGCGCGAGGGCGTGTTCCGCGAGATGAAGCTCAAGCAGCATTTCGAGAAACCGTCCGAGAAGAAGGCGCGCGAGAAGGCCGAGGCCATCCGCCGTGCCCGCAAGCTGGCGCGGAAGAAGGCCCAGCGCGAAGGGCTTCTCTGAGCCCGTCGACATGGCGAACAGGGGGCTTCGGCCCCCGAAGCGACGACCCCCGCGGCCCTGCCCGGGGGTTTGTTGTTTGCGCCCTCCGGGGCCGCGACGGGCGATCGGAATTCCATCGGAATTCCATCGGACTTTCATCGGACTTTTGTCGGACCCTGCAGGCAGCCCCCCCGGCCGGTGCGCCGGCCCCGGCCCGCACGGCTCAGCCGCGGTCGGCCTGCCCGTAGCCCGCGGTGAACTGCGCCACCGCCTCGGCAAGCTGGGCGTCGCTCAGCGTCGGCGGATCGCCCAGCAAGAGCGCACCGTGATACTGGCGGGCCAGCGCCTCCACCTCGACGGCGAGCCACATCGCGCGGTCCAGCGTCGCCTCGGCCGCCAGCATCCCGTGATGCGCCATCAGACAGGCCTTGCGCCCCTCCATCGCGGCGATGATCCGGTCGGACAGCGCCTGGGTGCCGAAGGTCTCGTACGGGGCGCAGCGGATGGTCCCGCCCCCCGCCGCGGCGACCATGTAATGCACCGCCGGGATCTCCATGTGCATGATCGCCAGCGTCGTGCAGTAGGGCGCGTGGGCATGGACCACGGCGCCGAGTTCGGGCCGCGCGCGCAACAGGTCGAGGTGGAAGCGCCATTCCGAGGACGGCTTGCGCGCCCCGTGCGGCGTGCCGTCCATGTCGAGCGCGACGATGTCCTCGGGCACCATCTCCTCGTAGGGGATCGAGCTGGGGGTGACGAGAATCCGGTCGCCCTGGCGGACGCTGATATTGCCGGACGACCCCTGGTTCAGCCCGACCGCGTTCATCTTCAGGCAGGCGGCCACGATTGCCGCGCGCGTCTGGTCCTCGTCCATCCCGGCCTCCATCCTTCGCGCCCCTATACCGGCAAGGCGGTGGTCTTGAACACCGTTCTCAGCGCAAAGGAGGATTGCATCCGGGTCACGCCGGGCAGGCGCGTGAGGTATTGCCGGTGGATGCGGGCGAAATCCTCGCTGTCCTCGGCCACCACCTTCAGCAGGTAATCCGCGCTGCCCGCCATCAGGTGGCATTCCATCACGTCGGGCACCCGCGCGACCGCCTTTTCGAACGCCTCCAGCACCTCGTCGGCCTGGCCCGACAGCGTGATCTCGACGAAGACGGTCGTCGGCCGGCCGACCTTGCGCGCGTCCAGCAGCGCGACATAGCCGCGGATGAAGCCCGCCCGCTCCAGCCGGCTGACCCGGCGGTGACAGGCCGAGGGCGAGAGGTTGACCCGTTCGCTGAGATCGGCGTTCGAGATGCGCCCGCGCTTCTGAAGTTCGCGAAGCAGGCGCCGGTCCATGTCGTCAAGCTGCATGTACGAGCAAGGTCCTTCGATCAATCGCGCCCTTGTTGCACGATTCTGCCCCAGATGCACGGCCTCGCGCTATCAGAAATCAATGCATCGCCCCGCCGTCTGCGGCATCCTGCCGCCAGGAGGAAGGAGAGTTTCATGCGCATCGGATGCCCGAAGGAAATCAAGCCGCAGGAATACCGCGTGGGGCTGACGCCCAACGCCGCGCGCGAGGCGGCGGCGCACGGCCACGAGGTGCTGATCGAACGGGGCGCCGGGCTGGGCGCCGGGTTCACGGATGCCGATTACGACGCCGCCGGGGCGACGCTGGCCGACCGCGCCGGGGACGTGTTCGAGCGGTCGGACATGATCGTGAAGGTCAAGGAGCCCCAGGCGGCGGAACGCAAGCGGCTGCGGGCGGGGCAGGTTCTGTTCACCTATCTGCACCTCGCCCCCGACCCCGAGCAGACCCGCGACCTGCTGGACAGCGGCGTGACCGCCATCGCCTATGAAACCGTCACCGACACGGCCGGCGGGCTGCCGCTTCTGGCGCCGATGTCCGAGGTGGCGGGGCGGCTGGCCGCGCAGACGGGCGCCTGGGCGCTGCAGAAGGCCAATGGCGGGCGCGGCGTGCTGATGGGCGGCGTGCCGGGCGTGGGGCCGGCCGAGGTCGTGGTGGTCGGCGGCGGCGTCGTGGGCACGCACGCCGCCCGGATCGCCGCGGGGATGGGGGCCGAGGTGACGGTGCTGGACCGGTCGCTGCCGCGGCTGCGCTATCTCGACGACGTGTTCGGCGCGACGTTCCGCACGCGCTATTCCTCGGGCGGCGCGCTGGCCGATCTGCTGGGCCGGGCCGACATGGTGGTGGGCGCGGTGCTGATTCCCGGCGCCGAGACCCCCAAGCTGGTGCGGCGCGCCGACCTTGCGGGCATGAAGCCCGGCGCGGTGCTGGTGGACGTGGCGATCGACCAGGGCGGCTGTTTCGAGACCTCGCGCCCCACGACCCATGACGCCCCGATCTACGAGGTCGACGGGGTCGTGCATTACTGCGTCGCCAACATGCCGGGCGCGGTGCCGAGGAGTTCCACCATCGCGCTGGGCAACGCGACGATGCCCTACATGCTGGCCCTGGCCGACAAGGGCTGGCGGCAGGCCTGCGAGGACGACCCGCACCTGCTGGCGGGGCTGAACACCCATGCCGGGCACCTGACCTACTACGCGGTGGGCCGGGCGCAGGGACTCGACGTGCTGTCGCCGCATCTGGCGCTGAAGGAATAGCGGCGCGGGGGCCGGGCACCCCCGCCCCCGAACGCTCGGCCGCGCGCCTTCAGCACGTCGCGGATCTCGGCCGGAAGGTCCGCGGCGGTGGGGCCCCCGGGCTTTTCCGCCGCGGGCGTGGCGGGCATCGCCGCCGCCTCGATCCCGCTCACCGGCCTGACCCGCAGGACCACCACCCGGGCGACGATCGGGAAATCGATCGGCGCGGTGATGACGTTGCCGCGGGCGATGTTGCAATTCCGGTGGCGGTTTCCCAGAACGGCGGCGAAATCCTGTCGAGGGGGACCCGATGACCGAAGCGATTGACCACCCCGTCACGAAACGCTGGCCGCCGCGCACGCCGGGGGCGATCCAGCTTTATTCCTTTCCCACGCCGAACGGCGTCAAGGCCTCGATCATGCTGGAGGAGACGGGGCTTGCCTATGACGCGCACAGCGTGTCGATCCTGGAGGACGACCAGTTCGCCCCGGAATTCCTGGCGCTGAACCCCAACAACAAGATCCCCGCGATCATCGATCCCGACGGGCCGGGGGGCGAACCGCTGCCGCTGTTCGAGAGCGGGGCGATCCTGATCTACCTGGCCGAGAAGACCGGCAAGCTGCTGCCCGCCGAGCCGCGCGCGCGCTACGAGGTGCTGCAATGGCTGATGTTCCAGATGGGCGGCGTGGGGCCGTTCTTCGGGCAGATGGGCTTCTTCGTGAAGTTCAAGGGCAGCGAGATCGAGGATCCGCGCCCGCGCGAGCGCTATGTCGGCGAATCCGTCCGGCTGATGACGGTGCTGGACCGGCGGCTCGAAGGGCGGGACTGGGTCTGCGACGCGTACTCCATCGCCGACATCGCCATCGCGCCCTGGCTGCGCACGGTGGTGACGACCTACGACGCGGCCGGGATCGTCGGCTGGGACGGCTTCCGCAACCTGCCGGCCTATCTCGACCGCTTCCTTGGCCGCGAGGCCGTTCAGCGCGGCCTCGCGCAGCCGCCGCGGAACTGACCGCCGGACGGCGGGCGCGCCTGGGCGCCGGTCCGGCCATACCGCATCGGGCGGGGCCGCGCGCCGAGGCGCGCGGCGCCTCCGGCGGGAGTATTTGGGCCAAGAAGAAGGCGGCCGGGCCGCCACACGGGAGCGGGCCGGCGGCCACGCGCGCCGCCTGCGGCCGCGTGGCGATCCGAGGCGGTTGCAGGCGGCGCGCCGGGCTGGCGCGGCGCGGGCGTGACGCGCTCCCGCGCGTGGCGCTGCCCGTGATCTGCGGGCCGCCGCCGCGGGCCGCGCGGGCGGGCGTCCCGGGGCGATCCGGGCCTGCGCCGATCTGGGTCGCGCTGCCTCGCGTGGGGGGGCGACCGGCGCGCCCATCGATCGCGCAGCCCCGCGCACCGATGTCGATGCGCGGGGCCGGATTGGGGAGGGCCGCGCGGTCCCGGGCCCGGTGGTCCTCAGAACTCGTGCCAGGCGCCGGCGTTCGCGGCCATCGCGCGGCCCGCCATCGGCGCGACCGCCTCGTCGCGGGTGTCCGCAGCGGCGCGGAACGCCGGCGCGCGCGCCGCCCCGCCGGCGTGGCCCTTCAGGCGGAAGCGGGACACGAGCGTTTCCATCGTCGAGGATTCCTGTTTCAGGGTCGCCGCGGCGGCGTTGGTTTCCTCGACCATGGCCGCGTTCTGCTGGGTCACCTTGTCGAGTTCCGTCATGCCGACGTTGATTTCGCCGAGCCCGACGGATTGTTCGCGGGCGCCGGTCGCGATGCCGCTGATGAGATCGGCGATGTTGCCGACGCGGTCCACGATCTCGATCAGCGCATCGCCGGTGCGATTGACCAGGGAAACGCCGGACTCCACGTGCCTGGTGCTGGTGGAAATCAAGTCCTTGATCTCCTTGGCGGCCTCGGACGACCGCTGCGCCAGCGCGCGCACCTCGGAGGCGACCACGGCGAAGCCGCGGCCCGCCTCGCCCGCGCGCGCCGCCTCGACGCCCGCGTTGAGCGCCAGGAGGTTGGTCTGGAACGCGATGTCGTCGATCACGCCGATGATCTGGCTGATCCCGTCCGACGAGTTTTTGATCTCCGCCATGGCGCCCATCGCGTCCTTGACCACGCGGCCGGACTCCTCGGCGTTTCCGCGGGTTTCGCGCACCGCCGTTTCGACCTCGGCCGCGCTTTCGGACGCCGCCCGGACGCTCGAGGTCATCTCGTCGAGCGCCGCGGCGGTTTCTTCCAGCGTGGCGGCCTGGTTCTCGGTCCGCCGCGAGAGATCGTCCGAGGCCACGCTGATGTCGTTGGACCGCGCGTTGATCTCGGAGGCGTTCTCCACCACCGAGCCGAGAAGCTCGCTCAGGGTGTCGACCGCGGCGTTGAAGTCGCGGCGCAGGCGATCGCGGCCGCCCGAGAACTCCTTGTCGATCGTGTAGGTCAGGTCGCCCGACGCCAGGGCGGTGAGCCCGCGGCCGAGCAGTTCGATGGCCGCGGCCTGGTCCTCCTGGTCGCGCTCCTGCGCGGCTTCGGCGTCCCTCGCCTGCTGCAACTTGCTGCGCAGCGCGTCGAGACTGCGGGCGATCACGCCGATCTCGTCGGCGCGGTGAACCTCCGGCACCTCGTTGTCGAGCGCGCCGTCGGCCACCCGGGTCATGGCCCCGCTGACATGGGCCAGCGGCTGGCCGACCATGCGCTTGAGCAGGAAGGTGGCACCGGCCACCAGCGCCACGAACAGCGTCACGATCACGGCCATCATGGGCGCCGTGTCGGAGACGACATGGCCCATCATCTTGCTGTCGGTCCAGACCGCGCCGAACGCGCCGACCACCCGGCCGCTCTTGCCGTAGTGAATCGGAATGGCGATCATGAAGCGGTCTTCGAGCTCGGCGATCTCGCCGGTCGAGAGCGCGGTTCGTGCCAGCGTGGTCAACGCGCCGCGCGTCTCGGCCTCGGCGTCGCCCTGTTCATCGACGAGATTTCCGGCGCCGTCCCAGACCATGAGCTGGACGAACTCTTCGCCCGCGTTCGCGACATGTTCGTCGAGCGCGGCCTGAATCGCCACCTCGTTCTCGAACACGATGTGGCCGCCCAGTTCCTTGGCGCTGGCATGGGACACCTGTTCGAGAAGCTTGACCACCGAATCGTCGACCAGCGAGGTGCCGGTGCGCACCGAGGTCACGGTCAGAAGCGTGGCGACGATCAGGGTCGTGCCGGCGATCAGGCCGGCGATGCGGAGGAAGACGGAGGATCGCACACCGGCTGCCGTCGCAGTGTCTGTGGTTGGTTGCATGTCGGGTCTCCTGGTGCGCGTTCACATGAACTCTTCGGCATCGACGGCGACGGTCATCGCGCCGATCGGGGTTCCGGTTTCGGGGTCGAGCAGGGGAAACGAAATCTGGGCCTGGTACTTCTGGCTGGACTCGTCGTACTCGATCTCGCCGAGATGGATGGCATTCGGTCCCTTGCCGTAGGTCTGCCGGTGCTTGGCCTCGTCGCCCTGCCAGTAGTCGGAGGGCACGCTGGACGTGGCGACGTTCAGGCCGCGCGCATCCATCACGATGATCTCGGTCACGGCGCCGCGCATATCGACCAGCCGCGCGCGGAGCGCCTCGGAGGCGGGATGGCCGGTGATCCGGTCGATCAGCGGGGAGGACGCCGCGCCGATCTGGTCGCGCCATTCCCGGTCGAGCCGGTCGATATCGTCCTGCGAATGACCGGCGGTCTTGGCGTTCTGCGCGATCACGGCGTTCAGGACGACGGGATCGCCGGTCCAGGGCCGAACGGATGTTTCGAAGAAGGTCTTCATGTCGGCGTCGTAGGGGCCCGCGGTGGCCGCCGCGGCCACCGACCAGAACGCCCCCGCCACCAATGCGCGTCTCGTTCCAAGCATATGCATGCCTCTCGTTCCCGGTCTCGGACCGTGATGCCCCGTTCATGGCGCTAAAGGTCCGGTCTCAAAAAATCGCTAACGGTCCCCCGCCCGGCCGGTGATCCAGAGCGGCGCGCGGCTCCACCTCGGCGGCGTTCTCCGCTTCCGGCGCGGCCTGACGCTCTGCCTCGGGTTCGGGGCGCGCATCGGGCAACCCACTCTGCCGAAGCAAGAAATCGTCGCCGGCAGGCGGCGTGGCGTGGCGTGGTGACTCGTCTCGTCGGCGCGGAGTATCGCCCCACGATTGCGGCGTTTTCGGTCTGAGAAAGTGCTTAGAATTGGTCGAATAACGAGTCGGCGCGGCAGCGGCCGGATCGTCGCGCAGGCCGCGCGCCGACGGGCGCTGACGGGCGCTGACGGGCGCTGACGGGCGCTCGATCCTCCAAACGCATATTTTCGCCCTTTGCCGGTGCGGACATTCGAGCGAGGATACCTGCGCATCGGCCGGCGGACGGTGCGATTCCGCCTGACAGCAGGGCGGTCGGACGGGGGGAGGCGACACTGTGAGCATCCGGCAGGACGCCGGCGGGAGGACCGGGGCCGACGCGGCGCGTGGCGTGACGAGCGGCCCGGGGTTCATCGCCAGGCGGTGGCGAAGGCCTCTGCGCGCAGGGGCCGACGCGGCCGCGCGGTCTCGGGCAGCGACGGGTGTCGCAGCTTTCAGCGGATCGCGCGGCAAGGCCGCGAGATCGTCGGGAGGGGACTGCAAGGGATGATCCGAAAGCCCCTTCCCTCCGCCCTCCTCCTCGCGGCGCTGTCCGCCGCCACCGCGGCGCATGCCGAACTGCCGCTTTTCGCCGCCACCTGCCCGATCGGCGGCAACGTCGACGCGGACCGGACCGGGACGGTCCGGGTCGGGGGCACTGTCGCCACGGTCAGGGAGTTCAACCCGACCTACTACGAAGCGACCCATGACGGCGTGACCTACAGCATCAGCCACGAAGGCGGCGGCCAGGGGCTGATCGTGAGCTTCTCGGCCTCCGGCGGACGCAACGGGATATGCACCATCCTGTCGGCCGGGCCGGTGCCGGGCGGCGGGTCGACGGCCCGCGGGGGCCTGCTGCCCGAGGAGGATTTCTTCGTCGTCGACCTGTCGTCCCCCGGCGGGCGGCTCAACATCCGCAACGCCCCGCGCCCGTCGGGCGAGCTGCTGGGCACGATTCCGAATGGCACGAACGTCATCAACCGGGGCGGCTGCACGATGTCGGACGGCGCGCAGTGGTGCAAGGTCCAGGCCGAGGGCGGCGGGGCGACCGGCTGGGTCGCGGCGCGCTTCCTGCGGCTGCCCGGGCCGGGCGGCGGCGAGTCCGCGGCGACCGCCGACGACGGCGGCGGGGCGATGGCCGGCCGCGGCGGCAACACCGTGCGCGTGCAGTTCGCACCGGGCACGACAGGGACGGAACTGACCGGCCAGCTTCTGCCCGGACAGTCGCGGCGCTACGTGCTGGGCGCGGCGACCGGTCAGGACCTCTACTTCCGGCTCGCCGCGAACGGTCCGGGGATGACATACGTGATCTACAACCCCGATGGGTCCGTCATGCAGGACGAGGTCGGCGCCGATCGGGAGTTCCGGACCCAGCTCTGGCAATCCGGCGATCATACCATCGAGGTCTACAACACGGCGAACGGCGCCCAGTCCTACAACGTGATCTTCGGGATCGAATGACGCGGCCCCGTCGCGGTCGACCCGCCAACAGCAGAGGAGAGAAGCATGACCCGGACATTCAGACTCATCGCGGGGCTTGGCGCGCTTGCCGCCCTGAGCGCCTGTGTCGAGACGACGGGGGGCAGCGCCGCGCAGATGCCGGTGGCGCCGGGCAGCCCGGCCTTCATCACCGGCATGTCCCCGGATGTCAGCCAGGCCGCGATCAATTCCTGCCGCTCGGCCCTGGCGTCCCAGACCACGGGCGGCGTCACCGTGGTCGGCAGCGAGTTCTCGCAGGCCAACAGCGCCGTCTACATGCGCGTCGGCGCGAATGGCGCGCCGTGGCGTTGCCTCGTCTCGAATGACGGGCGCGGGCCGGATCTGATGTTCATGGGCAGCGAAGGCTTCCTCTGACCGGAACGCCCCCCGGGGCGGACCGCGCGTGCGGGGGCCCCGGGGGCGAAACAGACGGAGTCATCCATGCTCGACACCCTCGGCACACCCGTCAGATACGCGATCATCGGCTGTATCGGCCTCGTTCTGGGGTGGTTCATCTCGCGCCTGCTCTTTGACGAGGTGGCGGCCACCTGGTGGTCCTCGGCGCTCGCCGGCGCCGTGGGCGGCTATATCGGCGGCTGGCTCAAGGAGAGGCGTGACCGGTCATGAGCCGGCCCGCCAAGCTGTGCCGCCTCGTCACGGGGGGCTTCATCGTTCTCTACGTGGCGGCGCTCGCGCTTCTGGCGATCGGCACGTTCGGGGTGTTCGGGCAGCCGCGCGATCCGCTTTCGGGGGTGTTCCTCATCCCCCTGGGCCTGCCGTGGAACCGGATGATCGACGTCTTTCCCGAGCCCCTGTGGCCCTGGCTGGCCGCCGCGGCGCCGGCGGTGAATGCCGCGCTTCTGATCACGTTGTGTCGCATGCTGAACGGGGCGGCGCGCGGTCACGAATGATGTCGAAAACGAAAGGACGGAACGGTTGGCAAGGTTCTGATCGGTTTGGCGGGGGTCCTGGTCGGTGCGATCGTCGGCGCGCTTCTGATCGCGCCGGTGATGCTGGGCGCCGGGGCGGGCACGGGCATCGCCGTGGGCATGAAGACGGCCGCATGCATCATGCAGGAGGCCGAGGAGGCGGGCATCGTGACCGCGGAGCAGGCGGAGCAGATCCGCGCCCTGGCCGCGGCGGAGTTCGGCGCGGACGTGCCCGAAGGGGAGAGCATGGGCGGCCCCACCGATTGCGCTACCTTCATGGACGAGATGCGGGCCGCCGCCTCCGAGTGAGGGGACGGTGGTGCCGCCCTTCGGTGGGGCGGCAATCGAAGCAGGGGGGACAGGACAGGACATGACGCAGGATCTCGGGTTCCGGCCGGGGCGCCGGGCGTTTCTCGCGGGCGCGGGGGGCGTGCTGCTGGCGGCCTCGGGCGCGCTGGGCCAGCATGTCTTCAAGGAACTCCACGAATTGCAGCCCGGCGAGTTCACCTGGCATCCCGAGCGCCAGCCCCGCGGGCCCGTGGCGGTGATCGTGTCGCTCGACGAGCAGCGGGTGCATGTCTACCGGGGCGGCGTGCGGATCGCGGTCTCGACCTGCTCCACCGGCAAGCCGGGGCACGAGACGCCCACCGGCGTCTTCGTGGTGCTGCAGAAGGATCGCGACCACCGCTCCTCGACCTACAACAACGCGCCGATGCCCAACACCAACCGGCTGACCTGGGACGGGATCGCGCTGCACGCGGGCAACCTGCCGGGCTACCCGGCGTCGCACGGCTGCGTGCGGCTGCCGCTGAGATTCTCGGCGCTGCTGTTCGAGGTCACGCATCTGGGCACGCCGGTGATCATCGCCGACAGCCACAGCGCGCCGGCCGAGGTGGTGCATCCGGGGCTGGTGCTCTCGGGCTACGCGGAAGCCGAGTTCGAGGAGGTGCTGGCCACGCTGGAGGACCGCAAGCACCCGTCGGACTGGGCGCTGGACGACGCCCATCCGATCACCTCGCTGATCGCCTCCTCCTACGACGCGAAGCTCGTGGTGATCGAGAACGACCGCGCGGTGGCCGAGGGGCGGCTGCTCTGGGACGGCGACCCGCTGGGGGCCCATGTCTACGTGCTGACCGGCGCCCATGACGGCGCGCGGGGCATGCACTGGGCGGCGCTGAGCTATGACGGCGCGGGGGCAGAGGCGATGCACGACCTGCGCCGGGTGCGCACCGAGCCGGAGTTCGCCCGCGACCTCAAGCGCCACGTCCATCCGGGCATGCTCTTCGTCTTCACAGACCTGCCGCTCCACCCGGACCGCCGCTCGGGCCGCGACTTCGTCATCATGTCGTGAGAACCGTCCGCCAGCCGGAACGCGATCGGAGAGAGAAAAATGAGGATCGACTCCATTCATGGCGGATTGGCGCCGGTCCGAGGCGGGGGCGGCGGACGCATCCCGGGCACGGCGTTCGCCAAGGCCAATTCCGTCGCGGTGCTCCGGGAGGCCAGCACCACCGTCCGGGCATGCCTGGTATCGAATGACGCCCCCCACTGTATCGCCGCGCCGGGCGGTGCGCCGGTCCACCTGTCCGCGCGTCCCGACCATGCCGAGCGCAGGAGTGGGGGCCGACGGCTGGCATGCCGATGCCCACGGCAACCTGAACGTTCATGGCGGGCCATCACGCCGCGCGCCGGGCCGTCCGGATGGGGACCTGGTGAGATGAAACGGACCCGCGTCACCGTCGCTGCGCCGCCGCTCGCCCACGCAG
This genomic window from Rhodovulum sp. ES.010 contains:
- the rpsU gene encoding 30S ribosomal protein S21; protein product: MQVTVRDNNVDQALRALKKKLQREGVFREMKLKQHFEKPSEKKAREKAEAIRRARKLARKKAQREGLL
- a CDS encoding SH3 domain-containing protein produces the protein MIRKPLPSALLLAALSAATAAHAELPLFAATCPIGGNVDADRTGTVRVGGTVATVREFNPTYYEATHDGVTYSISHEGGGQGLIVSFSASGGRNGICTILSAGPVPGGGSTARGGLLPEEDFFVVDLSSPGGRLNIRNAPRPSGELLGTIPNGTNVINRGGCTMSDGAQWCKVQAEGGGATGWVAARFLRLPGPGGGESAATADDGGGAMAGRGGNTVRVQFAPGTTGTELTGQLLPGQSRRYVLGAATGQDLYFRLAANGPGMTYVIYNPDGSVMQDEVGADREFRTQLWQSGDHTIEVYNTANGAQSYNVIFGIE
- a CDS encoding COQ9 family protein — protein: MTETTNGLDQTREALLDAAMMHVPFDGWSEASFRAAIADSGVDPALARAACPRGAVDLAVAFHKRGDDEMARRLAQTDMTEMRFRDKVALAVRYRLEAVDDKEVVRRGATLFALPQYAADGSKLVWGTADRIWTVLGDSSDDVNWYTKRASLSAVYGATVLYWLGDESPGNSATSEFLDRRIGGVMRFEKLKSQVRKNPLLKPFTIGPDWLGRQIKPPHARRRDMPGSWAAQAAD
- a CDS encoding L,D-transpeptidase encodes the protein MTQDLGFRPGRRAFLAGAGGVLLAASGALGQHVFKELHELQPGEFTWHPERQPRGPVAVIVSLDEQRVHVYRGGVRIAVSTCSTGKPGHETPTGVFVVLQKDRDHRSSTYNNAPMPNTNRLTWDGIALHAGNLPGYPASHGCVRLPLRFSALLFEVTHLGTPVIIADSHSAPAEVVHPGLVLSGYAEAEFEEVLATLEDRKHPSDWALDDAHPITSLIASSYDAKLVVIENDRAVAEGRLLWDGDPLGAHVYVLTGAHDGARGMHWAALSYDGAGAEAMHDLRRVRTEPEFARDLKRHVHPGMLFVFTDLPLHPDRRSGRDFVIMS
- a CDS encoding class II aldolase/adducin family protein encodes the protein MDEDQTRAAIVAACLKMNAVGLNQGSSGNISVRQGDRILVTPSSIPYEEMVPEDIVALDMDGTPHGARKPSSEWRFHLDLLRARPELGAVVHAHAPYCTTLAIMHMEIPAVHYMVAAAGGGTIRCAPYETFGTQALSDRIIAAMEGRKACLMAHHGMLAAEATLDRAMWLAVEVEALARQYHGALLLGDPPTLSDAQLAEAVAQFTAGYGQADRG
- a CDS encoding methyl-accepting chemotaxis protein yields the protein MQPTTDTATAAGVRSSVFLRIAGLIAGTTLIVATLLTVTSVRTGTSLVDDSVVKLLEQVSHASAKELGGHIVFENEVAIQAALDEHVANAGEEFVQLMVWDGAGNLVDEQGDAEAETRGALTTLARTALSTGEIAELEDRFMIAIPIHYGKSGRVVGAFGAVWTDSKMMGHVVSDTAPMMAVIVTLFVALVAGATFLLKRMVGQPLAHVSGAMTRVADGALDNEVPEVHRADEIGVIARSLDALRSKLQQARDAEAAQERDQEDQAAAIELLGRGLTALASGDLTYTIDKEFSGGRDRLRRDFNAAVDTLSELLGSVVENASEINARSNDISVASDDLSRRTENQAATLEETAAALDEMTSSVRAASESAAEVETAVRETRGNAEESGRVVKDAMGAMAEIKNSSDGISQIIGVIDDIAFQTNLLALNAGVEAARAGEAGRGFAVVASEVRALAQRSSEAAKEIKDLISTSTRHVESGVSLVNRTGDALIEIVDRVGNIADLISGIATGAREQSVGLGEINVGMTELDKVTQQNAAMVEETNAAAATLKQESSTMETLVSRFRLKGHAGGAARAPAFRAAADTRDEAVAPMAGRAMAANAGAWHEF
- a CDS encoding Lrp/AsnC family transcriptional regulator, whose translation is MQLDDMDRRLLRELQKRGRISNADLSERVNLSPSACHRRVSRLERAGFIRGYVALLDARKVGRPTTVFVEITLSGQADEVLEAFEKAVARVPDVMECHLMAGSADYLLKVVAEDSEDFARIHRQYLTRLPGVTRMQSSFALRTVFKTTALPV
- the ald gene encoding alanine dehydrogenase, which produces MRIGCPKEIKPQEYRVGLTPNAAREAAAHGHEVLIERGAGLGAGFTDADYDAAGATLADRAGDVFERSDMIVKVKEPQAAERKRLRAGQVLFTYLHLAPDPEQTRDLLDSGVTAIAYETVTDTAGGLPLLAPMSEVAGRLAAQTGAWALQKANGGRGVLMGGVPGVGPAEVVVVGGGVVGTHAARIAAGMGAEVTVLDRSLPRLRYLDDVFGATFRTRYSSGGALADLLGRADMVVGAVLIPGAETPKLVRRADLAGMKPGAVLVDVAIDQGGCFETSRPTTHDAPIYEVDGVVHYCVANMPGAVPRSSTIALGNATMPYMLALADKGWRQACEDDPHLLAGLNTHAGHLTYYAVGRAQGLDVLSPHLALKE
- a CDS encoding glutathione S-transferase N-terminal domain-containing protein gives rise to the protein MTEAIDHPVTKRWPPRTPGAIQLYSFPTPNGVKASIMLEETGLAYDAHSVSILEDDQFAPEFLALNPNNKIPAIIDPDGPGGEPLPLFESGAILIYLAEKTGKLLPAEPRARYEVLQWLMFQMGGVGPFFGQMGFFVKFKGSEIEDPRPRERYVGESVRLMTVLDRRLEGRDWVCDAYSIADIAIAPWLRTVVTTYDAAGIVGWDGFRNLPAYLDRFLGREAVQRGLAQPPRN